The sequence below is a genomic window from Halolamina litorea.
GTAGCGTGTGCGGTATGGAGCGCGTGATGCCCGACCAAAGCACTAGCAACCGGCCCCATGGACACACGACGCCGCATGCGAGAATCAGGTACTAATCGAGGCCGTATGGGACCGACGCCGCCGGGTCGACCGCCTACCGATGTTGACGACCGACTGTCTATCGCCGCTGACGACAGCCTATCGACGCCGACGTGCCGGATACAGCCAAGCGTGTACCGTACTCAACGGGTAGAACTGCTCGGGCGGAAAACGAAGGAAACCGACGGGGCTGTGACCTCAGACGATGGAGACCCACTGTTCCCGAACGATCCAGAACAGGGAGATGTAGGCGGCGTAGCCGAGCGAGAGCAGGCCTGCCGCGATCGCGGCCTTCGGCCGTTCCAGTTCGAGGTCGTTGCGTGCCTCCACCAGTCGGGACTCGAACTCGAAGAAGTCCGTCAGCACCGTCCCGGTGACGAGCACGGATATCACCATCCCCGAGTGCGGGTGGACGATCATGTACAGGAACGAGGCGGCGACCGCCAGCGCCGAGACGACGACGTGGGGGACCGAGCGACTCAGCGACTCGGCACCATCGTCGACGGCGCGCTCGTGGCTACTGTACTCGAAGTGTCGCGTCACGAGGCTCAGGACGATGAACGCCAGAATCGCGTAGGGCAACTCCCCGGCGACCGATTCGAGCGCCCCGACCGGGACGGCGAACTGCAGTGGGCTCATATACTCCCACATCGGCACAGGACGGTTTAGTGCTTTTCCAATTCCGCGCGCCCCCCCGCCAGCGGCCGGAGCGCGGTGAACCCATCGACGACGGCCATGCCGACCCGGTCCCCCGGCGCGACATCGCCGTGTTCGGCCCCGTCGACGTACAACGACACCGCGCCCTCGTCGCGTTCGACGGTCAGTGAGAGCGGGCCGGGGACCACCCACGGGCTGGCCCGTGTCGAGAACGGGGAGACGGGGACGACCGAGAGGCCGCCGCCGGGGGCGACCACTGGGCCCCCGGCCGCACGACCGTACGCCGCCGAACCGAGCGGCGCGGAGACGACGATACCGTCGGCACGCACGTCGAACAGCCGCTCGTCTTCGACGGCGAGGGCGTACTCCGAGATCCGTGCCGGCTCGGCGGTCATGAGCGTGGCGTCGAACACGCCGCGGGTGACCGGCTCACCATCGACTGTCACCTCGAAGACGGGGTGAGAGACGGTCCGGTAGTCGCCGTCGGCCAGCGCCGCGCCGGCGGCCAGGAGCCCGTCACGGTCGGTCCCGTATCGGCCGTCGTCGACGCCGACGACGAGCACGGGCGTCGACGTGTCGGACAGCGCCGCGTCCCCGACCGCCGCGTCGTCGAGGGCGACGATGGCGTCGGCGTCCTCGTCGGCGTCGACGGTCTCGAGCGGGCCGAGGTCCGCGTCCGGGGCGCCGTGTAGGCTGACCCGACTGATCGGCGGCGACTGCGTCATGCTCGTTCGTCCGACGGCGCGGGTAAAAAACAGCCGTGGTCCGGCGCTACTCGAAGTCGTAGGGCCAGCCGCCGGTCTTCTTCATCCCGATCGCTTGGTCCTCCTGTTTCAGGTAGTCAGCCATCGTCTCTGGCTCCTCGTGAGGGATCTCCACGCTGCCGTCGGCGACTTCCACGACCAGTTCGGTGAGCAGGATCGACTGCTCGCGCAGCGTGCGGGCCTCGAGCTTGTCGAGCGTGTCGGCGCTGGTGTGGCCCCAGCCCCGACCGGCGCTCTCGGACTTGCTCGACACCATGTACCCCGGGACGCCCCAGCGGACGAACGGCCAGTGGTCGGAGTGGGGGACCGTCCGTGGAACCGTGGCGATCGGGTGGTCGAAGCGCTCGGCGACCCGCCCGGCGGCCGCGTCGAGTTCGTCGAAGCGGTGGGTGGTGAGTTCGAGCGTCCGGTCGCCCATGTTGGAGTCGACGTTGACGATGGCCTTGATCGCCTCCAGGTCCGCGTTCTCGGCCTCGACCTCGGAGCCGACCAAGCCGACCTCCTCGGCGCCGTAGGCGATACACTTCACGCGGGTGTCCAGTTCGTCCTCACGGGCGGCCAGTGCCTTGGCGACCTCGACGATGGTCGCGGTCCCGGCGCCGTTGTCACGCGCGCCCTCGGCGATGTCGTGGGCGTCGACGTGGCTCGAGAGGATGACGTACTCCTCGGTGTCGGGGCCGAGTTCGGCCACCGCGTTCCCCGACTCGGCGTCGGGCGTCTCACAGTCGACGGAGACGGTCACGTCGGCGCCGTCGAACCGGCGCGCGAGTCGGGCACCGGTTTCGGACGACACGCCGACCGCGGGGATGTCGCCGATGGGGCCACCATCGCTGCCGCCGACGCTCCCCGTGGGGGGAAGCTGACCGGGGACGTGGTTCGCGTAGACGAACGCCGCCGCGCCGCCCTCGACGGCGTAGTGGTACTTCTCCGTCCGATGGATGTACCGGTCGAAGTAGCTCGGTACGTCGGAGGTGACGAGGACGACCTTCCCTTCCACGTCGGCGCGCTCGAAGTCCTCGGGGAGGCCCGCACCGAGGTCGATCAGTTCGGCGCTCACGTCGCCGGCGGGGCTGCGCGGGAGTCCGATCGACTCCTCGATCGTCTCGGGGGTCGTGACGGAGCTGTCGCCCCGGACCCAGCCCTGGAGGTCGAACGTCTCGACACGAGCGTCGCGGGCGCCGGCGTCGGCGAGCGCGTCGCGTGTCGCTTCGAGACCCGCCATCTCGCCGGGCTGGCCCGCCATGCGGTTGCCGATGTCGACCAGCGTCTCGAGGTGGTCCCAGCCGGCGTCGCTTCGGAACGTCTCCGCGATCCAGTCTGCCATGGGCTCCCAAACGGGGCGGGACAGTTACCACCTATTGACTCCGGCCGGGTTCGCCGGTTCTCCGGCGGCGGAGCTATGGGGCTCCCGGTCGAAGCCCGCCCATGACCGAAATCGCCGTCGTCGGTGCCGGGTTGGCCGGGCTTGTCGCCGCCCGCCGACTCGCCGACGCGGGCCACGACGTGACGCTGTTCGAGGAACGCGAGACCGTCGGCGGCCGGGTCCGGACCCGGGAGGTCGAGGGGTTCACCTGCGACCGCGGCTTTCAGGTGCTGTTCGACGCGTACCCGGCGGTTCAGGAGGAACTTGACCTCGCCGCCCTCTCCCTGCGAGCGTTCGCCCCCGGCGGCACCATCTGCCGTCCGGACAGCCGATCGACCCTCTCCGACCCGTTCCGTGACCTCGGGTCGCTCCTCCCCTCGGCGTTCTCCCGGGAGGTCACGCTGGGGGACAAACTCCGGACGCTCCGCCTCCGTCGGGGGCTGACCCGGGGTGACTGGCCCGAGTTCGGCACCCCGGACCGCTCGATCCGGGCGCTCCTGCAGGACGAGGGGTTCTCCGAGGAGTTCGTCGAGAACTTCGCGGCGCCGCTGTACGGCGGGATCACGCTCGACCGCTCGCTGGCGACCTCCGCGAACGTCTTCGAGTACACGTTCCGTGCGATGTCGCTCGGACGCATCGTCGTCCCCGCCGAGGGGATGGCGGCGATCCCCGAGCAGTTGGCCGAACGCGCCCGCGATTCCGGGGTTGAAGTACTGACCGGCGTCGGCGTCGACGCCGTCGACGCGGCGGACGACAGGGTGCATCTCGACACGGAGGACGGTTCCGTCGAGGCCGACGCTGTGGTCGTCGCCGCCGACCCGCCGACCGCGAAGCGGCTCACCGGCGTCGACTCGATTCCGACCGAGGGTGCCGGCGTCGTTACGCAGCATTACCGACTCCCCGGACCAGCGCTCGACGCCGGTACCCGGATCATGCTCAACGCCGGGGACGCGCGGCCCAACACCGTCGCCCAGCTTACCGCTGTCGCGCCGGAGTACGGCGACGGGAGCGACGATCAACTGCTCGTCGCGTCGTTCGTCGACGAGGGGGCACAGGACCGTTCGTCGGGCGACCTCGCGAGTGACACCCGCGAAGCGCTCGCCTCGTGGTACCCCGAGCGTGACGTGACGGGGCTGGAACCGATCGCGACCGACCGTATCCCGTTCGCGCAGTTCGCTCAGCCGCCGGGAGCCCACGCACGACTGCCCGACACCCGTGACCCCGCGGGACCAGTCTACCTCGCCGGCGACTACACCCAGTGGTCCTCGATCCAGGGGGCCTTGCAGAGCGGCCGAGTCGCCGCCGAAGCCGTCGACGCCGATCAGTCGGACTGACTCCCCCGTTTCGCTGGACGGGGACGCCGGTGTTTATGTGGGGCCCGACCCAGCCTTCCCGCATGACTGACGCGCTGGCGGACAAACGCACTGCGAGCCGCTTTCGCATCCTCGCCGAGATCGCCGACCGCCAGCCGGCGGTGAGTCAGGGCGAGATCGCCGACGCCGTCGGCGTCACGAGTCAGGCGGTCAGCGAGTACATCCGTGAACTGGTCGACGACGGCCTCGTCGAGAAGGAGGGCCGCTCGCGCTACCGCGTGACCAAGGAGGGCGTGGATTGGCTGTTCCGCGAAGCTAAATCGCTCCGGCGGTACGTCGACCACGTCACCGACGACGTACTGGAGAGCCTGCAGGAGGACGCCGCCGTCGCCGTCGAAGCGATCGAAGCCGGCGAACCGGTCTCGCTCTCGCTCCAAAACGGACTGCTCCACGCGACGCCCGGCGACGAGGGGCCGGCGACTGGTGTAGCGACTACCGACGCGGAGGCCGGCACCGACGTCGGCGTGACGGGGTTCGAGGGCGTGATCGACATGGCACCCGGCACCGTCACGGTGTTTCAGGTGCCGCCGGTCCGGGCCGGCGGGAGCCGCGGCGTCGACGAGGCGGCGCTGGCGGAACTCTGTTCGGCGGCTGACCTCGTCCTCGCCAGCGGGGTCGAAGCAGTCGTCACGCTCCGCGGGATCGACCACCCGCCGGCCGTCGCTGCCGCCGCCGGCGAGGTGGCCGCGGAGGCGGCCGGGCGCGGGCAGGAGGTCGTCGTCGCCGTCACCCGCGACGAGGTCGGTCGCGTCACCGACGCGCTCCGCGACGGCGAGACGGAGTACGTCGTCGAGGGGAACTGACTCACTCGATCCGGAGGTCGCCGTCCGCGTCGCCCTCGGCACCCTCGTGCCACTCGATCTCCAACTCGATGCTCTTCTCGGGGTTGTCGGGGTGGCCCTCGCGCTCGACTTTTACCTCGAACTCCGCTCGCTCCGGCGGGTCGATCGCTACCGACTCAGTCGCGGAACTGAGGGTTACCTCCCCGCCTGCTGCGAGGGAGTCAGCGACGCTGTGCAGGTATTCGGCGATCTCCTCACGGCTCCGAACGCTCTCGGATTTGAACAGGACTGTCTCGGGCATACACGATTAATTGGGCGCCAGACGACATAAATCCGCGCCGGGGTGCTCAGTCGGCGTGCTCCTTCGCGGTGCTGTAGGCCTCCTGAAGCCGCTGGAACTCCTCCTGACTGCCGCCGTGGTCCGGGTGGACCTCCTTGACCTGGTCGCGATACGCCGCGCTGACCGCCTCGGCGTCGGCGTCGCGCCCGAGTCCGAGCGTGTCGAAGGCGTCGTCGATGGGGTTCTCACGCTCCCTGCTCGCCCAGGGGTCGCGGTCCGCCCGTCGGCTTCGACTCCGACTCCGCCCCCGGTCCCGCCCCGACGCTGTCCGTCGGTCGGCGTCGATACCGAGGTCGAACGGGAGGAGGCGGCCGATCATCGACCCCGGCATCTCGTACTCACAGAGCACCACGTGCGTCTCGCCGTCTGCCAGTCGGAGGTACGCCCGCGGGTCGAACGTGATCGCTACGTCCCGGTCGGGGAGGTAGAACGCCACCCGCGTGGTGCCGAGTCCGTAGTCCTCGAGGAACGGCTCGTCGGCGCGCCGGAACACCGCCCGGATCTCGGCACGTTGGCGCTCGGCGGCGCCGACACGGCGACCGCTGGAGTCGGGTTCGGGGTCGGGAATGTAGCGCTCCCCGAGGACGAACACCACAGCGATCACGACCGACGCAGCTACCCCCAACAGGAGCCCGGACAGGAGCCACGACGGCAGGGTCGAGAGCACGCGCGCGTCTTGGGGCGGCATCCTCTTCAACGCCCCGCCGGGGTGACCGGGACCCGAACTACCTTTGTGGTTCCGTGTCAACCCCTCGTCGTGACAACCTACGACATCGAGCGGTACCTCAACATCCGGAGCGCGTACGGTGGCTCGTTCGCCCCCGACGGCGAGCGGCTGGCGTTCCTGATGAACACGACCGGTACCGCACAGGTCTGGACCGTCGACGGGCCCGGCGAGTGGCCCGTTCAGCGAACGTTCTACGACGACCGGGTGACGTTCGTCGACTACTCCCCCGAGCGCGAGGAACTCGCGTTCGGCAAGGACCAGGGCGGCGACGAGCGCGCCCAACTCTACACGCTGAACACCGAGACCGGCGAGATCACCAACCGGACCCGCAGAGCCGGCGCCAAACACCGCTGGGGCGGCTGGGACAGCGACGGCGAGCGCTTCGCGTTCGCCTCGAACCGCCGGGACCACGAGGTGTTCGACATCTACGTCCAGGACCGCGACGGCACCGGTGACGACGCCGAACTGGTCCACGAAGGGGAGGGCTGGCTCAGCCTCTCGGGCTGGTCGCCCGAGGACGACCGGCTGATCGTCCACGAGGCCCACTCCAGCTTCGACCACGACGTACACGTCCTCGACGTGACCGACGGCGGCATCAGCCACGTCACGCCCCACGACGGCCGCGCCCGGTTCAGCAGCGTCGAGTGGGGGCCGGACGGCAACTCGCTGTACCTGGTCACCGATCACAACTCCGATACGCTCCAACTCGAACGGCTCGACCTCTCTACCGGCGGCTTCACCGTCGTCGAGGACGGTGGCGAGTGGAACGTCGACGGCGTCTCCATCGACGAGGAGAGCCGCCGGGTCGCGTACTCGCGCAACGTCGACGGCTACACCGCCCTCACGGTCGGGGAACTCGTCGACGCCGACCGGATCGACCCCAACGAGTCACCCTCGTTCCCGGAGGGCGTCATCGGCGGCGTCTCGTGGGGCCCCGACGGCGAGCGCTACGCCACAACCGTCACGGCCAGCAGCGACAACGCCAACGTCCACGTCGCCGACGCCCGCACCGGCGAGAGCGCACGCTGGACGAACGCCGCGACGGCGGGTATCCCACGGGACACGTTCGTCGAGCCCCAACTGGTCCACGTCCCCAGCTTCGACGGTCGGGAGGTCCCCGGCTTCTTCTCGGTACCGGAGGACGCCGAGGGCGAAGTGCCGGTCATCGTCGACATCCACGGCGGCCCCGAGAGCCAGCGACGGCCCTCCTTCAGCACCGTCAAGCAGTACTTCCTCAACAACGGCTACGCGGTGTTCGAGCCCAACGTCCGGGGCTCCTCGGGCTACGGCAAGGAGTACGCGAGCCTCGACGACGTTCGCAACCGGATGGACTCGGTGAAGGACCTGAAAGCCGGCGTCGAGTGGCTGCAGGAACACCCCGACGCCGACGCCGACCGCATCGTCGCCTACGGCGGCTCCTACGGCGGCTTCATGGTGCTCTCGGCGATGACGGAGTACCCGGACCTCTGGGCGGCGGGCGTCGACGTGGTCGGCATCGCCAACTTCGTCACGTTCCTCGAGAACACCAGCGACTGGCGGCGCTCGCTCCGCGAGGCCGAGTACGGCAGCCTCGAGGACGACCGGGAGTTCCTCGAGGAGATATCGCCGTCGAACAACATCGAGCACATCGCGGCGCCGCTGTTCGTCCTCCACGGCGAGAACGACCCGCGCGTGCCCGTCAGCGAGGCCGAACAGATCGTCGAGGACGCCCGCGAGCAGGGCGTCCCCGTCCGGAAACTGATCTTCCCCGACGAGGGCCACGGCTTCTCCAAACTGGAGAACCGTATCGAGGCCTACTCCGCGGTCGTGGAGTTCCTCGACGAACACGTGTAGGCCCACCGCGGGCAGCCACACGCCGGGGGTTTCCCTGCGAACGTGGTCGCTACCTTTCCCCTTCGAGCCCCTAGCGTCGGCTATGAGCCACGACCACCCCAACGAGATGACCGACGAAGAGCGAATCGCGTTCCTCGGTGCGGGCGGAACGGGCGTCCTCTCACTGAACACCCAGCGCGGCCCACCCCACTCGGTACCGGTGTCCTACGGCTACGACAGCTCGACCGGGGCGTTCTACTTCCGGCTCGCGGTCGCTCCCGACAGCAGGAAGGGTGACCTCGCGGGCCGGCCGGCGACGTTCGTGACCTATGGACAGGCAGATGATCGCTGGCAGAGCGTCGTCGTTCAGGGGGAACTAGAGGACACGACCGAGGGGTCGATCGCGATCGAGACCCTCGAAGGACTCCGCGGCGTCGACCTCCAGTACGTCGACATCTTCGGCGAACCGCTCCGGACGGTCGAGTTCGAGTTCTACCGCCTCACGCCGGATACCGTCGGGGCGCGTCGCGAGTCGTACACGGAGGCGTAGGCCCGACGACCCCGGCCCCGAACCGAGGGCCGATCGCCAGCCGCGACAGTAGTGTAGTGCGGTATACACATCGGGAAACGGTTAAGTTCGTGTCGGGAACTTATCCGGGAGAGATGCTCGAAGACGGACTTTCTTACCCCATTAGCGGGGACAGCGCGGCGGGTCGTATCGTGATCGGTGGACTGCTCGGGTTCGCCAGCGTACTGGTGATCCCCGCGTTCGCCCTGCTTGGCTACCTGGTCTGGGTGCTCGGCGGCGCCGCTCGCGGCGAAGAGGAGCCCCCAGCCTTCGAGGACTGGGGCGACATGATCGTCGACGGCCTCAAGGCGACGGCCGTGACGATCGTCTACGGGATCGTCCCGTTCGCGCTGGTGTTCCTCAGTGTCTTCGTCATCGGTGCCGGCGGCGCCTCCGGCAGCGACGCCGGGATGAGTATCCTCGGTGGAATCGGCCTGATCGGCATCCTCGTGAGCATCCTCGCGATGTTCATCCTCTACTACCTGATCCCGGCCGCGCTGACCAACATGGCCCTCGAGGGCGAGTTCGGGGCGGCCTTCGACTTCGGGACGATCAAGCAGGCGGTGCTCTCGGCCGACTACCTCGTCGCGTGGCTGATCCCGTTCGTGCTCGCGGCGGTGATGAACGTCGTCGTGTTCTTCCTCGCGGTGACCATCGTCGGCCTCATCGTGGTGCCGTTCATCCAGTTCTACGTGCAGGTCGCGGCGTTCTACATGTTCGGCGCGGCGTTCGGCAAGGTCGTCGGCGTCGAGGGGACGAACACCGGCGAGTTCGACGGCACCGTCGCCTGACGCTCGCTCTCCCGCCCAACCCTTCTCAATTCGTTTCGAACACAACTGTTCCCGCGGCCAGATCGCCGAGGCACTGGCCGCGGTCGGTGAGGACGCCCATCGTGGCGCCGACGAGCACCGTAGCGGCGACGCCGAGACAGATTCCCAGCAACAGGCCGTCGAGGATCACCGCGCCGGCACGTTGACCCAACGTCGTGCCCTCGGTGTCGAGTCGCGGGGGCGGTCAGTCCGCCCCTCCTTCGACCCGTCGACGCGCCGTCAGTGGTCGTGCTCCTGACCGGCGCCGACTTCGGGGTCGTGGTGGGCGTACTCCCCCGGTTGTTCCTCGAAGGCGCGCTTGCAACTCCGCGAACAGAAGTAGTAGCGGTCGCCGTCGTGGGTCACGCTGGGGCCGTCGTCGTCGACCCGCATGCCACAGACCGGATCGCGGAACTGTCCGGGCGCACCGAGGCCGCGACGGTAGACCGCCGCGAGGAAACCGACGAGGCCGAACGCGAGCAGGTTCAGGGCGAGGGTGTAGTCCACCTCGAAGTAGGTCTGCTCGCTCGCGGTCTCACCGCCGGCGAGGTCCGGGACGACCCCGAGCGCGTCGAACAGCAACTCCATCAGGAACCCCGTGAACGCCATCGTGACGAAGAACACGCCGAGAACGTACAGCATGACCTTCCAGCCGTAGTACTTCCGGTAGACGTTCAACACGGGCACCGTGATGAGGTCGGCGTAGACGAACGCGATCACCCCCGCGAAGCTGATCCCGCCGCCCCAGAGCGCGACCGCGAAGGGGACGTTCCCCATGCTGCCCACGAAGCTGAGGACGGCGATAGCGACGCCCATGGTCGCGTTCTCGGCCGTGGCGAACAGCCCGTCGCCGCCGAGAAACAGCGCGTTCCAGACCGACTGGGGGACGAACACGATCACGAACCCCGAGATGAGGAAGCCGGCGATCACGTCGGTCCAGATCATCGACCACTCCTTTCGGAACTGGTTGGCGACCTTGTACCACCCGCCCCACGACCGAAGCTCCTCGCGCCAGCCGCCGGTGCCCGCCGTCCGCTGTCTGTACGTCTCCAGACAGCCCTCCGAACAGAACTGCAGGGTCTCGCCGCCGTCGGTGGTGAGAGTGTGCTCCGGGCTCCCCTCCATCCCACAGGTGGGGTCCTCGTCGACGCCCGCCGCGCGGTCACGCTCGTTCAGGCGTTCGCGGACCTCCTCGAAGTGGCTCTCGGGGAGTGTGAGGTGGACCAGCAGCGCCATCACCGCGATCAGCACCAGCCCGCCGAGCAGTTCGGCGACGAGGAACTCCCACCCCAACAGGAGCAGGATCATCAGCCCGAGTTCGACGATCAGGTTCGTCGATGCGAACATGAACGCGAGCACGTTCACGACCGCCGCGCCCTTCTTGAACAGCCCCTTCGCGATGGCGACGGCGCCGAAGCTACAGCCGCTGCTGACCGCACCGAACACCGTCGCCTTCGTGAGGCCCTCGAAGTCACCCTCCCCCAGCACGTCGGCCATCCGCTCTTTCGAGACGAACGTCTGGACGAGGCTGGTCACGGTCAGCCCCATGACGATCGCCCACGCCGCTGTCCAGAGGAAGCCGACGCCGATCCGTAGGGACTCGATCACGCCGTCGACGAGCGCGCCCATACGTACAACGACGGCTACATCGACTATTGCGGTTACCCTTACAGAACCGAGCCGGGGGGGAATCGCGTCGCCCTCGAGAAGTCTCCCCGGTGACACCCACCGCAATCCGTTGGTTTTCGGGAATCCCGGCGCCGGGTGCGGCGGCGCGAGCCACTCCTCGACCGACGGAACGAACTCGCCCCGCCGGTGGCACTTTGGTTCCCAAAGTTCTCTCCGTTCTGGCTCCACGTTCGAAAGGAATCGACGGTACAGAGTCGATGTATTCGAGTAACAACCGTATTGATTTGGGAGGCCCTATTTTCGCACGGTGAAACACTGTGTCTCAGAACAACGATAGCCGGACGGTGGGTGTGATCCTCCTGGTCGCCCTCGCGGTCTTCTTCCTGCTCCCCCTGTTGTTCATGGGGTTCGGGATGATGGGAACCGGGATGATGGGCGGCACCTGGGGCGGCCACATGTGGGGTGACGGCCAGACCAGCGGCTGGTTCCCCCTCGCAGGCATCGCCATGCAACTGCTGTTCCTGCTGGTCGTCGTCGGTGGCGGCTACCTCCTCTACCGGGGTCTCACCGACGACGACGGGAGTGACCCGGCGATGGAGGAACTCCGCTCGGCGTACGCTCGCGGGGAACTGAGCGATGAAGAGTACGAACAGCGCCGCGACGCGCTGACACGCGACCGACGCGACTGATCTGTGGGCCGCCCTTCGTGTCGGGCGGCTGATTCACTCTGCCCGTGCCTTCGTCAGGTTCTCGACGGTCCCGCCGCAGTCCGGGCAGACGGCGAGCCGGTCTTCGCTTGTGTGGTGCTGGAGACAGTCCACACATTCGTACAGTTTCGTTCCGGTTCCACCTCCGTTCCGACTACCAATGGGAGACATGTGTTACCGATTGTCGTGCAGAAGCTTGAATCCTTCGCCGACCCGAACTCTCGCCGGCACGGGGGACCCGTTAGAGTGAAACCGACGCCGGGCGAACGGCCTCCTTATGAGTGCAGACTCCGAGCAACGGACCATCCGCTGTCTCGTCGCCAAGGTGGGCCTGGACGGCCACGACCGCGGCGCACACGTGATCGCGCGGGCGTTCCGCGACGCCGGCTTCGAAGTGATCTACTCGGGGCTCCACCGCGCGCCCGAAGAGATCGTGCAGGCCGCCGTACAGGAGGACGTCGACGTGCTGGGCATCTCGATCCTCTCGGGCGCCCACAACACGCTCGTCCCCAAGGTTATCGAGGGGCTGAAGGAGTACGACGCGTTCGAGGACACCCTGATCCTCGTCGGCGGCATCATCCCCGACGAGGACAAGGAGACGCTGCTCGATCTGGGGGTCGCGGAGGTCTTCGGCCCCGGGACGCCGATGGAGGAGACCGTCGAGTTCGTCCGCGAGAACGCCCCCGAGCGATGAACGCGGCCGCGGAGACCGAACTGGTCGAGGAACTGCTCGCGGGGAAACACCGCGCGCTCGCCCGGGTCATCTCGAAAGTCGAGGACCGCGAGCCGGGCTACCGAGACATCGTTTCGGCGCTCCACGAGCACACCGGGACCGCCGACGTGATCGGCGTCACCGGCTCCCCCGGGGCGGGGAAGTCGACGCTCGTCGACAAGCTTGCGGCCCACTACCGCGAGCGCGGG
It includes:
- a CDS encoding permease, with product MGALVDGVIESLRIGVGFLWTAAWAIVMGLTVTSLVQTFVSKERMADVLGEGDFEGLTKATVFGAVSSGCSFGAVAIAKGLFKKGAAVVNVLAFMFASTNLIVELGLMILLLLGWEFLVAELLGGLVLIAVMALLVHLTLPESHFEEVRERLNERDRAAGVDEDPTCGMEGSPEHTLTTDGGETLQFCSEGCLETYRQRTAGTGGWREELRSWGGWYKVANQFRKEWSMIWTDVIAGFLISGFVIVFVPQSVWNALFLGGDGLFATAENATMGVAIAVLSFVGSMGNVPFAVALWGGGISFAGVIAFVYADLITVPVLNVYRKYYGWKVMLYVLGVFFVTMAFTGFLMELLFDALGVVPDLAGGETASEQTYFEVDYTLALNLLAFGLVGFLAAVYRRGLGAPGQFRDPVCGMRVDDDGPSVTHDGDRYYFCSRSCKRAFEEQPGEYAHHDPEVGAGQEHDH
- a CDS encoding SHOCT domain-containing protein; this translates as MSQNNDSRTVGVILLVALAVFFLLPLLFMGFGMMGTGMMGGTWGGHMWGDGQTSGWFPLAGIAMQLLFLLVVVGGGYLLYRGLTDDDGSDPAMEELRSAYARGELSDEEYEQRRDALTRDRRD
- a CDS encoding cobalamin B12-binding domain-containing protein; the encoded protein is MSADSEQRTIRCLVAKVGLDGHDRGAHVIARAFRDAGFEVIYSGLHRAPEEIVQAAVQEDVDVLGISILSGAHNTLVPKVIEGLKEYDAFEDTLILVGGIIPDEDKETLLDLGVAEVFGPGTPMEETVEFVRENAPER
- a CDS encoding rubrerythrin-like domain-containing protein: MSPIGSRNGGGTGTKLYECVDCLQHHTSEDRLAVCPDCGGTVENLTKARAE